A single genomic interval of Cucumis sativus cultivar 9930 chromosome 5, Cucumber_9930_V3, whole genome shotgun sequence harbors:
- the LOC101212924 gene encoding fruit protein pKIWI502, translating into MSLSISFLNSSLSLSLSPPHALSPPPPSSMSLIRRLTPGHLRFNLRHHAGRFATAAAAAVRQDTAAWTQAPLAEVEPAAESLFHVSIDVSDAPDLAASHTRAGQYLQLRVPDVEKPTFLAIASPPLLASAEGVFQFLVKSVEGSIAELLCGLKKGDVVQLSQVMGKGFDVDQIAPPQDFPSVFIFATGSGISPIRSLIESGFGASKRTDVRLYYGARNLKRMAYQDRFDEWESSGVKVVPVLSQPESDWTGDSGYVQAAFSNAKKAFDPLSTGAVICGQKPMTEEVTSILVADGVSSEKILKNF; encoded by the exons ATGTCTCTCTCTATTTCCTTCCTTAAttcttctctctccctctccctttCCCCTCCCCATGCCCTCTCTCCCCCTCCTCCCTCTTCCATGTCTCTCATCCGCCGCTTGACGCCCGGACATCTCAGATTCAACCTCCGACATCACGCCGGCCGATTCGCTACCGCCGCCGCTGCTGCCGTACGCCAGGACACCGCTGCTTGGACCCAAGCTCCTCTCGCCGAAGTCGAGCCTGCCGCTGAATCTCTATTTCACGTTTCCATAGACGTGTCCGACGCGCCGGACCTCGCTGCTTCTCACACGCGTGCTGGACAGTACCTGCAGCTTCGCGTCCCCGACGTGGAGAAACCGACGTTTCTTGCTATTGCGTCTCCTCCGCTACTTGCCTCTGCGGAAGGCGTGTTCCAGTTTTTGGTGAAAAGCGTGGAGGGCTCAATCGCTGAGCTTCTCTGTGGATTGAAGAAAGGAGATGTCGTGCAACTTAGTCAGGTCATGGGGAAGGGATTCGATGTTGATCAAATCGCGCCGCCTCAAGATTTCCCTAGCGTTTTCATTTTTGCCACTGGATCTGGAATCAG TCCAATACGATCACTAATTGAGTCAGGCTTCGGTGCTAGTAAGAGGACTGATGTGAGGCTATATTATGGGGCAAGAAACCTCAAAAGAATGGCTTATCAG GATAGATTTGACGAGTGGGAATCTTCTGGTGTTAAGGTTGTGCCAGTATTGTCACAACCTGAGAGTGATTGGACCGGTGACAGTGGCTATGTCCAG gCTGCCTTCAGTAATGCCAAGAAAGCTTTTGACCCTCTATCGACAGGTGCTGTAATCTGTGGTCAGAAACCGATGACTGAG GAAGTTACGTCAATTCTTGTAGCAGATGGAGTCTCTAGTGAGAAGATACTAAAGAATTTTTGA
- the LOC101213643 gene encoding protein DETOXIFICATION 13, translated as MENRKNCSMEESLLAKQKETNLSSTTTAVYLEEMKRVGFLAAPLVIVTFSQFMLQIITMMMVGHLGALALSSTAIAVSISAVTGFSVLLGLSSALETLCGQAYGAQQFEKVGVQTYTAIFCVFLICFPLSLIWLFLEKLLLFVGQDPLISHEAGKFIVWLIPGLFASAFLQPLVRYFQAQSLVIPMVIFSCITLFFHIPLCWFMVYKTGLRNLGGALSMSFSYCLNVILLALYMKFSPKCEKTRGVISMELFQGIRDFFSLAVPSAVMVCLEWWSFELIILLSGLLPNPELETSVLSVCLQTIASLYSIAYGLGAAGSTRVSNELGAGNPQAARRATRVVLFLAILETLTLSTILFALRHIFGYTFSNEKDVVAYVASMAPLVCISVLMDGIQGVLSGIARGCGWQHIGAYVNFGSFYLCGIPVAALLGFLVHMKGRGLWIGIQMGAFVQVTLLSFITSRINWEEQARMASDRLLISEVNYSEGY; from the exons ATGGAGAACAGGAAGAATTGCTCCATGGAAGAGAGTTTACTGGCGAAGCAGAAGGAAACCAATCTCTCTTCAACAACTACAGCTGTTTACTTGGAAGAGATGAAGAGAGTTGGATTCTTGGCCGCGCCGTTGGTCATCGTCACTTTCTCTCAGTTTATGTTGCAGATTATTACGATGATGATGGTCGGTCATCTCGGTGCTCTTGCACTCTCGAGCACCGCCATAGCCGTTTCCATTTCTGCAGTTACAGGCTTCAGCGTTCTC TTAGGTTTGTCCAGTGCCCTCGAAACTCTATGCGGACAAGCTTATGGAGCTCAGCAATTTGAAAAAGTTGGAGTTCAGACTTACACTGCTATCTTTTGTGTCTTCTTAATTTGCTTTCCTCTGTCCCTAATTTGGCTTTTCTTGGAAAAACTACTTCTATTCGTTGGCCAAGATCCTCTGATTTCGCACGAAGCTGGGAAATTCATTGTTTGGCTGATTCCTGGGCTCTTTGCTTCTGCATTTCTCCAACCACTTGTGAGATATTTCCAGGCACAAAGCTTAGTAATTCCCATGGTCATTTTCTCTTGCATCACTCTCTTCTTCCACATACCACTCTGTTGGTTCATGGTGTACAAGACTGGACTTAGAAATCTGGGAGGAGCATTATCTATGAGTTTTTCATACTGTCTCAATGTGATTTTGCTTGCATTATACATGAAATTCTCACCCAAGTGTGAGAAAACTCGTGGAGTTATTTCTATGGAGCTGTTTCAAGGAATTCGAGACTTCTTTAGCTTGGCAGTTCCTTCTGCGGTGATGGTTTG CCTTGAATGGTGGTCATTTGAGCTGATTATCTTACTATCAGGGCTACTGCCGAATCCAGAGCTTGAAACTTCAGTTTTATCTGTCTG TCTTCAGACAATTGCTTCCCTTTATTCAATAGCATATGGACTTGGTGCTGCAGGAAG CACAAGAGTTTCCAATGAACTAGGTGCTGGGAATCCACAGGCGGCTCGTCGAGCAACAAGGGTTGTTTTATTCCTCGCCATCTTGGAAACCTTAACATTGAGCACAATCCTTTTTGCCCTTCGTCACATCTTTGGTTATACTTTCAGCAATGAGAAGGATGTTGTAGCTTATGTCGCCTCCATGGCACCTCTGGTTTGCATATCCGTGCTAATGGACGGAATACAGGGAGTCCTTTCAG GCATTGCTAGAGGGTGTGGATGGCAGCACATTGGTGCATATGTAAACTTCGGGTCCTTCTATCTTTGTGGGATTCCAGTTGCTGCCCTTCTTGGTTTCTTGGTTCATATGAAAGGAAGAGGTCTTTGGATTGGCATACAAATGGGTGCTTTTGTGCAAGTCACGTTGCTCTCCTTCATTACAAGTCGAATAAATTGGGAAGAACAG GCGAGAATGGCCAGTGATAGGCTTTTGATTTCAGAGGTCAATTACTCAGAAGGTTACTGA
- the LOC101212530 gene encoding sarcoplasmic reticulum histidine-rich calcium-binding protein has translation MDTKKFIQLVEEKKKRALEKKEAPLKWEQKLEAAAKAKADAEAKARKIRASKHKRRSVSDSDTDTESDSHHGGRKAGKRGHKKHRKHSHSDSGDSEKKKDRESKRILKRHHTSHDDSIDKSDHSGEDRRKKRNHRRHVRDSLRSDESYSSSSDDDVEITKRSHSRRPRHHRRIDYSSSDDSSSDDFTSRRKKHVKHHKPHHQHNGTYSSCDEFSRDVYTTRRKKHVKHHKSHHQHEPSRSQSLGKSSDDNHEESALLQSRHKSNHHNKHPHGLAQIDGKHSDNESNETNHDRAKDYH, from the coding sequence ATGGACACCAAGAAGTTCATCCAATTGGttgaggagaagaagaaaagggccTTGGAGAAAAAGGAAGCCCCATTAAAATGGGAACAGAAACTTGAAGCTGCTGCCAAGGCAAAGGCTGATGCTGAAGCCAAAGCAAGGAAGATCAGGGCTTCCAAGCATAAAAGAAGATCAGTATCGGATTCGGATACTGATACAGAAAGTGATAGCCATCATGGAGGAAGGAAAGCAGGTAAGAGAGGTCACAAGAAGCACAGGAAACATAGCCACTCTGATTCAGGCGACAgcgagaagaaaaaagataggGAATCTAAGAGAATACTGAAACGGCATCACACCTCTCATGATGACAGCATTGACAAATCTGACCACTCTGGTGAAGataggaggaagaagagaaaccATAGAAGACATGTGCGTGACAGTTTGCGTTCTGATGAAAGTTACTCCAGTTCAAGTGACGATGATGTTGagataacaaaaagaagtcATTCTCGGCGTCCCAGACATCATAGACGAATTGATTATTCATCATCTGATGATTCTAGCAGCGATGATTTTACTTCGCGAAGGAAAAAGCATGTCAAACACCACAAGCCCCACCATCAACACAATGGGACCTATTCATCATGTGATGAATTTAGCAGGGATGTTTATACTACGCGAAGGAAAAAGCATGTCAAACACCACAAGTCCCACCATCAACACGAACCGTCCAGAAGCCAGTCCTTGGGGAAGTCATCTGATGATAATCATGAAGAATCAGCATTATTACAATCTAGGCATAAGAGTAACCACCATAACAAACATCCCCATGGTTTGGCTCAGATTGATGGAAAACATTCCGACAATGAATCCAATGAGACTAACCATGATCGTGCTAAGGATTATCATTAA
- the LOC101213164 gene encoding ATP synthase subunit beta, mitochondrial, with product MASRRLLSSLLRSSARRASSRSPFSNPNPRISPSTTSRASPRGYILSRVAEYATSAAATAPPSPPPPAKDAGTGGKITDEFTGAGSIGQVCQVIGAVVDVRFDEGLPPILTALEVLDHSIRLVLEVAQHLGENMVRTIAMDGTEGLVRGRRVLNTGSPITVPVGRATLGRIINVIGEPIDERGDLKTDHYLPIHREAPAFVDQATEQQILVTGIKVVDLLAPYQRGGKIGLFGGAGVGKTVLIMELINNVAKAHGGFSVFAGVGERTREGNDLYREMIESGVIKLGDKQSESKCALVYGQMNEPPGARARVGLTGLTVAEHFRDAEGQDVLLFIDNIFRFTQANSEVSALLGRIPSAVGYQPTLATDLGGLQERITTTKKGSITSVQAIYVPADDLTDPAPATTFAHLDATTVLSRQISELGIYPAVDPLDSTSRMLSPHILGEDHYNTARGVQKVLQNYKNLQDIIAILGMDELSEDDKMTVARARKIQRFLSQPFHVAEVFTGAPGKYVDLKESIGSFQGVLDGKYDDLPEQSFYMVGGIEEVIAKAEKIAKESAA from the exons ATGGCTTCACGCAGACTTCTCTCCTCACTTCTCAGATCCTCCGCCCGGAGAGCTTCCTCCAGATCTCCTTTCTCCAATCCCAATCCAAGGATTTCTCCGTCCACAACTTCACGGGCTTCTCCTCGTGGGTATATTCTCTCTCGCGTAGCTGAGTATGCAACTTCTGCTGCCGCGACTGCGCCTCCATCACCGCCTCCTCCGGCCAAAGATGCTGGGACTGGAGGGAAGATCACTGATGAGTTTACTGGTGCCGGTTCGATTGGACAGGTCTGTCAAGTGATCGGTGCTGTTGTCGATGTTAGATTCGATGAAGGATTGCCGCCTATCTTGACAGCTCTTGAGGTGCTTGACCACTCGATCCGTTTAGTGCTTGAGGTTGCTCAGCATTTGGGAGAGAATATGGTTCGGACTATTGCCATGGATGGGACTGAAGGGCTTGTTAGAGGACGGCGTGTGCTCAATACTGGTTCTCCTATCACT GTGCCTGTTGGTAGGGCAACACTTGGCCGTATCATAAATGTCATTGGAGAACCCATTGACGAGAGAGGCGATCTTA AGACGGACCACTACCTACCAATTCATAGAGAAGCTCCAGCATTTGTTGACCAGGCAACGGAACAGCAAATTCTTGTCACTGGTATTAAG GTTGTTGACCTTCTTGCACCATATCAAAGAGGAGGAAAGATTGGGCTGTTTGGCGGTGCTGGTGTAGGAAAAACTGTTCTGATTATGGAACTTATTAATAACGTAGCTAAAGCTCATG GTGGGTTTTCTGTGTTTGCTGGTGTTGGGGAACGCACTCGTGAAGGCAATGACTTGTACAGAGAAATGATTGAAAGTGGTGTCATTAAGCTAGGTGACAAACAG TCCGAAAGCAAATGTGCCCTTGTCTATGGTCAAATGAACGAGCCCCCGGGTGCTCGTGCTCGTGTTGGTCTTACTGGACTAACTGTGGCCGAGCACTTCCGTGACGCTGAAGGGCAAGATGTGCTTCTCTTCATTGACAACATCTTCCGTTTTACCCAG GCTAACTCAGAAGTGTCTGCTTTGCTTGGTCGTATCCCATCTGCTGTCGGTTACCAACCAACCTTGGCCACGGATCTTGGAGGCCTTCAAGAGCGTATCACAACCACAAAGAAAGGTTCTATCACTTCAGTTCAAGCTATCTATGTGCCTGCTGATGACTTGACAGATCCTGCTCCTGCTACCACATTTGCTCACTTGGATGCCACAACTGTGTTGTCACGACAG ATCTCTGAGCTTGGTATCTATCCTGCTGTCGATCCATTGGACTCTACATCTCGAATGCTTTCTCCTCATATTTTGGGAGAGGATCACTATAATACTGCTCGTGGGGTACAGAAGGTCCTTCAAAATTACAAGAATTTGCAAGATATTATTGCCATTTTGGGTATGGATGAGCTTAGTGAAGATGACAAGATGACAGTTGCTCGTGCTCGTAAGATCCAAAGGTTCTTGAGTCAGCCCTTCCATGTTGCAGAAGTGTTCACTGGTGCTCCAGGAAAATACGTCGACTTGAAAGAGAGCATTGGCAGCTTCCAG GGCGTGTTGGATGGAAAGTACGACGATCTTCCTGAACAATCATTCTACATGGTTGGAGGTATTGAAGAAGTGATAGCCAAGGCAGAGAAGATCGCCAAGGAATCTGCTGCTTAG